A window of the Alnus glutinosa chromosome 4, dhAlnGlut1.1, whole genome shotgun sequence genome harbors these coding sequences:
- the LOC133867066 gene encoding L-Ala-D/L-amino acid epimerase codes for MLSTGLSLFSSPQNIIHCSPLHPTRNPRKSHFFFVVSSSSTTKMSATAPAATKTSFRFKNLMETFEVDVQRAENRPLNVPLIAPFTIASSRLERVENVAIRIELRNGCAGWGEAPILPFVTAEDQSTAMAKAAEACELLRRSPAMTLGSLLAEIGGVLPGHEFASVRAGVEMAVIDAVATSIGVPLWRLFGGVSNTITTDITIPIVSPAEAAELASKYHSQGFKTLKLKVGKNLKADIEVLQAIRVAHPECLFILDANEGYKPREAIEVLEKLHEMGVTPVLFEQPVHRDDWEGLGHVTGIAKDKYGVSVAADESCRSLVDVKKIVQEKLADVINIKLAKVGVVGALEIIELARASGLHLMIGGMVETRLAMGFAGHLAAGLGCFKFIDLDTPLLLSEDPVLGGYEVSGAVYKFRNSRGHGGFLHWDNIA; via the exons ATGCTCTCAACAGGGCTCTCTCTGTTTTCATCACCCCAAAATATTATCCACTGTTCTCCCCTGCATCCCACCCGAAACCCACGAAAATCCCACTTCTTTTTCGTGGTTTCAAGCAGTTCTACAACAAAGATGTCGGCGACGGCGCCTGCTGCGACGAAGACGAGCTTCAGGTTCAAGAATTTGATGGAGACGTTCGAAGTTGATGTGCAGAGAGCGGAGAATAGGCCACTGAATGTTCCTTTGATTGCGCCGTTTACGATTGCGTCGTCGAGGCTGGAGAGGGTGGAGAATGTAGCAATCAGGATCGAGCTGAGAAATGGGTGTGCGGGATGGGGTGAGGCTCCAATTTTGCCTTTTGTGACTGCGGAGGACCAGAGCACAGCGATGGCGAAGGCGGCCGAGGCTTGTGAATTGCTAAGGCGGAGTCCGGCTATGACGTTGGGGTCGTTGCTGGCGGAGATTGGTGGGGTTCTTCCTGGACATGAGTTTGCTTCT GTTAGGGCAGGAGTCGAAATGGCTGTGATAGATGCCGTTGCTACTAGCATTGGTGTACCCTTGTGGAGACTGTTTGGTGGAGTTTCAAATACCATAACAACTGATATAACA ATTCCAATTGTTTCCCCAGCTGAAGCTGCTGAATTGGCTTCCAAGTATCACAGTCAAGGATTCAAGACTTTGAAGCTTAAGGTAGGAAAGAATCTGAAAGCAGATATAGAAGTTCTTCAGGCCATACGTGTGGCACATCCTGAGTGCTTGTTTATCTTGGATGCCAATGAGGGCTACAAACCGAGGGAAGCAATTGAAGTTCTTGAAAAATTACATG AAATGGGGGTCACTCCTGTTCTTTTTGAACAGCCTGTTCATAGAGATGATTGGGAAGGTCTTGGTCATGTTACCGGCATTGCAAAAGACAAATATGGGGTATCTGTTGCAGCTGATGAAAGTTGTCGAAGCTTAGTTGACGTTAAGAAAATAGTCCAAGAAAAACTTGCGGATGTCATTAACATTAAGCTTGCCAAAGTTGGGGTTGTGGGAGCCCTTGAGATTATTGAGTTGGCAAGGGCGTCAGGGTTACATCTGATGATTGGTGGTATGGTTGAGACTAGATTGGCCATGGGCTTTGCTGGTCACCTTGCTGCTGGCCTTGGGTGTTTCAA GTTCATTGACCTAGATACACCCCTTTTGCTATCTGAAGATCCAGTTCTTGGGGGTTATGAAG TCTCTGGTGCGGTCTACAAGTTCAGAAATTCTAGAGGCCATGGTGGTTTCCTTCATTGGGACAATATTGCTTG A